A region of Nitrospira sp. DNA encodes the following proteins:
- a CDS encoding universal stress protein, which translates to MKVVIALDRSRHARAAMQLLQQLRWPAGSVVTLLHVLEIVTISGGWQLHYHPELWKQFVGERKKVFGNAQRFLERMEALVRPGSVRLDAMVKWGLPLTGIIDVLKKQQADLVVVGSRGLSGVRRFLLGSVSEGVLHSAPCSVLISRGSRKRGAQPSVKGLRILLAVDESDHALAAARWLRALRLSAAEVTILHVVGPPGDGTSQLLTLTAPKFREAAQAMIRVTKERGRQVLGRMRKLVAHRGLTVHPALVEGHPAEEIIRAAQRTHADLVILGSRGMTGLKGAFLGSVSRKVVRHAPCSVLVVKS; encoded by the coding sequence ATGAAAGTTGTGATTGCGCTGGACCGGTCTCGGCATGCTCGTGCGGCGATGCAGTTGCTCCAGCAGCTGCGCTGGCCGGCCGGATCGGTTGTGACTCTGCTTCATGTATTAGAAATCGTCACCATCTCCGGTGGCTGGCAGCTCCACTACCATCCTGAGTTATGGAAGCAGTTTGTGGGGGAACGGAAAAAAGTGTTCGGAAACGCTCAACGTTTTCTGGAGAGAATGGAAGCGCTGGTGCGTCCCGGCAGCGTCCGATTGGATGCGATGGTTAAATGGGGTCTGCCGCTGACAGGGATCATCGATGTCCTGAAAAAACAGCAGGCAGACCTGGTCGTCGTGGGCTCTCGCGGGCTCTCCGGTGTGCGACGATTCCTGCTTGGAAGCGTGAGCGAGGGTGTGCTCCATTCGGCGCCTTGCTCGGTCCTGATCAGCCGAGGATCACGGAAGCGAGGCGCACAGCCGTCAGTCAAAGGCCTCAGGATCCTGTTGGCGGTCGATGAATCCGATCACGCGTTGGCGGCCGCACGATGGCTTCGAGCGCTGCGTCTATCGGCGGCGGAGGTGACCATTCTGCACGTCGTTGGGCCACCAGGCGATGGGACATCCCAGCTGCTGACTCTGACGGCACCGAAATTTCGTGAGGCCGCACAGGCCATGATTCGTGTGACAAAGGAGCGGGGGAGGCAGGTGTTGGGGCGGATGCGAAAGCTCGTGGCGCATCGCGGGCTGACCGTTCATCCAGCATTGGTCGAAGGCCATCCAGCCGAAGAAATCATTCGAGCCGCCCAGCGGACCCATGCTGATCTGGTAATCCTCGGATCACGGGGTATGACGGGGTTGAAGGGCGCGTTCCTCGGCAGTGTGTCACGGAAGGTGGTGCGGCATGCACCCTGTTCGGTGCTGGTGGTGAAAAGCTGA